In one window of Desulfonatronospira thiodismutans ASO3-1 DNA:
- the rimM gene encoding ribosome maturation factor RimM (Essential for efficient processing of 16S rRNA) has protein sequence MSAKDLLTCGKVVKPHGLKGEICIIWYADSPLLLKKAEKIYLRMPGKRPRAFTPESSREHGSRLLLQLEQITGRDQAEKWRGAEILADSKDLPRDDDNEIYLHELLGCSVFLDSGEYLGVLQGFVPRKNGEVWEIVDEKGREILFPAEDEFIVHLDPEAKKAVISPPGGLLELYLGED, from the coding sequence ATGTCTGCCAAAGACCTGTTGACCTGCGGGAAGGTGGTCAAACCACATGGACTCAAAGGGGAGATCTGCATAATCTGGTATGCAGACTCCCCTTTATTGTTGAAGAAAGCAGAGAAAATATATTTGCGGATGCCTGGAAAGCGCCCCAGGGCATTCACTCCCGAGTCCTCAAGAGAACACGGGAGCAGACTGTTGCTTCAACTGGAACAGATCACCGGCCGGGATCAGGCCGAAAAATGGCGGGGTGCGGAAATCCTTGCGGACTCCAAAGACCTGCCCCGCGATGATGATAACGAGATATACCTGCACGAACTCCTGGGTTGTAGTGTCTTCCTGGACAGCGGAGAATACCTGGGTGTGCTGCAGGGCTTTGTGCCCAGGAAAAATGGAGAAGTCTGGGAGATAGTCGACGAAAAGGGAAGAGAGATTTTATTCCCGGCAGAGGATGAGTTTATTGTCCATCTTGACCCAGAGGCCAAAAAAGCTGTTATTTCCCCTCCGGGAGGACTTCTGGAACTTTATCTCGGGGAAGATTGA
- a CDS encoding KH domain-containing protein, which translates to MKELIEYIAKSLVDNPDQVEVAEVEGEQTSVIELKVAKEDLGKVIGRQGRTARAMRTILGAASTKAQKRTVLEIIE; encoded by the coding sequence ATGAAGGAACTGATTGAATACATTGCCAAATCGCTGGTGGATAATCCGGATCAGGTCGAGGTTGCCGAAGTTGAAGGAGAGCAGACTTCAGTTATTGAACTCAAGGTGGCCAAAGAAGACCTGGGCAAGGTCATCGGCAGGCAGGGACGGACAGCGCGGGCCATGCGCACCATCCTGGGCGCTGCCTCCACCAAGGCTCAAAAGAGGACTGTTCTGGAAATAATTGAATAA
- the rpsP gene encoding 30S ribosomal protein S16, protein MAVRLRLTRMGSKKKPFYRLVALDSETRRDGRALEYLGYYNPLQDPPEIKINMDKVKAWMDKGAKPTDTVRSLIKKASA, encoded by the coding sequence ATGGCTGTTAGACTTAGACTCACCAGGATGGGATCCAAAAAGAAACCTTTCTACCGCCTGGTGGCATTGGACAGCGAGACCAGACGCGACGGGCGCGCTCTGGAATATCTCGGGTACTACAATCCTTTGCAGGATCCGCCTGAGATCAAGATCAACATGGACAAGGTCAAGGCCTGGATGGACAAGGGTGCAAAGCCCACAGATACAGTACGCTCGCTTATAAAGAAGGCCAGCGCCTGA
- the ffh gene encoding signal recognition particle protein encodes MFDSLSERLNSVFKKLKGHGRLDEQNIQAGMREVRLALLEADVNYKVVKDFTQRVKERALGQEVLKSLTPGQQVVKIVKEELEELLGGEQQGLDLKAKPPVVIMMVGLQGSGKTTSAGKLALHLKGLKYSPYLVPADVYRPAAIDQLHKLAGDLNMPAYPSTSSDNPVDICMRALEEARQKAYTAVIFDTAGRLHIDETLMQELVSIKEKCSPHEILFVADAMTGQDAVTVAQRFNDLLDITGVVLTKMEGDARGGAALSIKSITNKPIKFVGTGEKLTDLEVFHPDRVASRILGMGDVLTLIEKAQEDMDQDEARAMQEKFQKSKFDLDDFRKQMGRLKKMGSIEGLLKMIPGMGKMRDKLKNVQMPEKEMGKMDAMINSMTRQERSNPKIFNASRKQRVARGSGTTVQDVNQLLTNFDQMQKMMKKMVGKDGQPQLDMNSQGMPVPGRTKTKRKKVKRRKKKK; translated from the coding sequence ATGTTTGATAGTCTATCTGAACGGTTAAATTCCGTTTTTAAAAAGCTCAAGGGCCACGGCCGTCTGGATGAGCAGAATATCCAGGCGGGGATGCGCGAGGTGCGCCTGGCCCTGCTGGAAGCAGACGTCAACTACAAGGTCGTCAAGGACTTCACCCAGCGGGTCAAGGAGCGAGCCCTGGGCCAGGAGGTGCTCAAAAGCCTTACGCCCGGCCAGCAGGTGGTCAAGATTGTCAAGGAGGAACTGGAAGAACTCCTGGGCGGCGAGCAGCAGGGACTGGACCTCAAGGCCAAGCCGCCGGTGGTCATTATGATGGTTGGCCTGCAGGGCTCGGGTAAGACCACTTCCGCGGGCAAGCTGGCCCTGCATTTAAAGGGGCTCAAATATTCGCCCTATCTTGTGCCTGCGGACGTTTACCGTCCGGCGGCCATTGACCAGCTGCACAAGCTGGCCGGGGATCTGAACATGCCCGCCTATCCTTCCACCTCCAGCGACAACCCGGTGGATATCTGCATGCGCGCCCTGGAAGAAGCCAGGCAGAAGGCATATACTGCGGTGATATTTGATACCGCCGGACGTCTGCACATTGACGAGACCCTCATGCAGGAGCTGGTTTCCATCAAGGAGAAGTGCTCCCCCCATGAGATACTTTTCGTGGCCGATGCCATGACCGGGCAGGACGCGGTTACAGTGGCCCAGCGCTTCAATGACCTGCTGGACATTACCGGGGTGGTGCTGACCAAGATGGAAGGCGATGCCAGGGGCGGTGCCGCCCTCTCCATCAAGTCCATTACCAACAAGCCCATCAAGTTTGTGGGCACCGGGGAAAAGCTCACCGACCTGGAAGTTTTTCACCCGGACCGCGTTGCTTCCAGGATCCTGGGCATGGGGGACGTACTTACCCTCATTGAAAAGGCCCAGGAAGACATGGACCAGGATGAAGCCAGGGCCATGCAGGAGAAGTTCCAGAAGTCCAAGTTCGACCTGGATGATTTTCGCAAGCAGATGGGCCGGCTGAAGAAAATGGGCTCCATCGAAGGGCTCTTAAAGATGATTCCCGGCATGGGCAAGATGCGGGACAAGCTTAAGAATGTGCAGATGCCGGAAAAAGAGATGGGCAAGATGGATGCCATGATCAACTCCATGACCCGGCAGGAGCGCAGCAACCCCAAGATTTTCAATGCCTCGCGCAAGCAGAGGGTGGCCAGGGGCAGCGGGACTACGGTCCAGGATGTAAACCAGCTTCTGACCAACTTCGACCAGATGCAGAAGATGATGAAAAAGATGGTGGGCAAGGATGGTCAGCCCCAGCTGGATATGAACAGTCAGGGAATGCCTGTGCCTGGAAGGACCAAGACCAAACGCAAAAAAGTCAAGCGCAGAAAAAAGAAAAAATAA
- a CDS encoding DUF5647 family protein: MTREELFKKNQQLSTEFELYLLEHPEVEEKIPDNAVLVLLPDYDQELASRNMEIAQVQKEAGQVVVYVRVEKLRKSRIDGLSLKVA, encoded by the coding sequence ATGACCAGGGAAGAATTATTCAAGAAAAATCAGCAGCTTTCCACTGAATTTGAGCTGTACCTGCTTGAACATCCCGAGGTGGAAGAAAAAATTCCTGACAATGCTGTGCTTGTTCTGCTTCCAGATTATGATCAGGAGTTGGCCTCCAGAAATATGGAGATTGCACAGGTTCAGAAAGAGGCTGGACAGGTTGTTGTTTATGTCAGGGTGGAGAAGCTGCGTAAGTCAAGAATCGACGGTCTTTCCCTAAAGGTGGCCTGA
- a CDS encoding pyridoxal phosphate-dependent aminotransferase, translating into MSVLNPQVADYLEKASWIRRMFEAGSELKQKYGPENVFDFSLGNPDLPPPTEVGQGLEELGRNACKPYALGYMPNAGLPGVRKALAGVVSREQDTEVAPENIVVTCGAAGGLNAFFRAVLRPGDEVVCPAPFFVEYYFYTENFQGVFVPVPSKPVSFELDLEAMQRAITPNTRVVLINSPNNPSGQVYSREELEGLVRILEDKSKEYGQPILLISDEPYRFLTYDDTVVPPVMALYPYSLVVSSYSKSLSMAGERVGYLAVHPEMPGGDELLQGLNLTNRILGFVNAPVIGQILLEKALHVTVDTGVYSARRQAMAEIMDKAGLEFSLPKGGFYFFPKAPDGDDQKFVRDLFEENILAVPGSGFGYPGFVRFSFCISEEVIRRAETGLVRAVGNG; encoded by the coding sequence ATGTCTGTTTTGAATCCACAGGTGGCGGATTATCTGGAAAAAGCCTCATGGATCAGGAGAATGTTCGAGGCCGGAAGCGAATTAAAGCAGAAATACGGGCCGGAAAATGTTTTTGATTTCAGCCTGGGCAATCCGGATCTGCCTCCACCGACTGAAGTGGGGCAGGGACTGGAGGAGCTGGGCAGAAACGCCTGCAAGCCCTACGCCCTGGGATACATGCCCAACGCAGGACTGCCTGGAGTGCGCAAGGCCCTGGCCGGGGTAGTTTCCAGGGAACAGGACACCGAGGTTGCCCCGGAAAATATTGTGGTCACCTGCGGGGCCGCCGGCGGGCTCAATGCCTTTTTCCGGGCCGTGCTTCGTCCCGGGGATGAAGTGGTCTGCCCGGCCCCATTTTTTGTGGAATACTATTTTTATACCGAAAATTTTCAGGGAGTCTTCGTGCCGGTCCCGTCGAAGCCGGTTAGCTTTGAGCTGGACCTGGAGGCCATGCAAAGGGCCATAACTCCCAATACCAGGGTGGTGCTCATCAATTCCCCCAACAATCCCAGCGGACAGGTGTATTCCCGGGAAGAGCTGGAAGGCCTGGTAAGAATCCTTGAGGACAAAAGCAAAGAGTACGGACAGCCCATTCTGCTTATTTCGGATGAGCCATACCGCTTTTTGACCTATGACGACACAGTGGTGCCTCCGGTCATGGCTCTTTATCCCTATAGCCTGGTGGTCAGTTCCTACTCCAAGAGCCTGTCCATGGCCGGAGAAAGGGTAGGGTACCTGGCGGTGCACCCGGAAATGCCCGGAGGAGATGAGCTGCTTCAGGGTCTGAACCTGACCAACCGTATCCTGGGTTTTGTAAACGCTCCGGTTATCGGTCAGATCCTCCTGGAAAAGGCCCTGCATGTCACTGTGGATACCGGGGTTTATTCCGCCAGAAGGCAGGCCATGGCCGAAATCATGGACAAGGCCGGACTGGAGTTTTCTCTGCCCAAGGGCGGATTTTACTTTTTCCCCAAGGCTCCGGACGGAGATGATCAGAAATTCGTCCGGGATCTTTTCGAAGAAAATATCCTGGCCGTACCCGGGTCGGGATTTGGATACCCCGGTTTTGTGCGCTTTTCTTTCTGCATCTCCGAGGAAGTCATCCGCAGGGCAGAGACAGGGCTTGTGCGGGCTGTTGGTAATGGCTGA
- a CDS encoding sigma-54-dependent transcriptional regulator yields MSSKRILFIARSELISPVLSRLRQEGYELLMSESLEGALKIISQKSPALIFSQVAMPGFRIHDLLDALESQEMQRRVIAVAEQGTAREAQQILEAGAGDYWLAPLQWDKVKAVLPGSSPQQAQNRTSVSEPGKHEIIGSHPAMQKVMALARQVASSKASVLISGESGTGKEMFARFLHNNSPRHAGPFVAVNCAALPEHLLESELFGHEKGAFTGAISRKVGKFELAHQGTILLDEISEMDLALQAKLLRVLQESEIDRVGGTDTVRVDVRVLATTNRNIEECARRGEFRQDLFYRLNVIPLRLPPLRERKDDILVLAGHFIRHYSTQYGLPAMEPDEEAAGWLVEYDWPGNVRELQNLMERAVLLAGQSGVIRTRHFLLEEDDLQDILEESQGNHAEEESLPFTQDDAAVAAIDPGGDDEIYPIHEMEKRMIMKSLKKTGGNRTQASELLGISVRTLRNKLSEYKKQGLVVS; encoded by the coding sequence ATGTCTTCAAAGAGAATCCTTTTCATTGCCAGATCCGAACTGATAAGCCCTGTTCTGTCCAGGCTCAGACAGGAGGGGTACGAGCTTCTCATGAGCGAGAGCCTGGAAGGGGCACTGAAAATTATCAGTCAGAAAAGCCCGGCCCTGATTTTTTCTCAGGTAGCCATGCCCGGCTTCAGGATTCATGATCTCCTGGACGCCCTGGAGAGCCAGGAGATGCAGCGCAGGGTTATTGCCGTGGCTGAGCAGGGCACTGCCCGTGAGGCTCAGCAGATCCTGGAGGCCGGTGCCGGCGACTACTGGCTTGCCCCTTTGCAATGGGATAAGGTCAAGGCTGTGCTGCCCGGTTCATCCCCGCAGCAGGCTCAAAACCGGACTTCTGTTTCAGAGCCGGGCAAGCATGAGATCATCGGGTCGCACCCCGCCATGCAGAAGGTCATGGCCCTGGCCAGGCAGGTGGCTTCTTCCAAGGCCTCGGTCCTTATAAGCGGTGAATCCGGAACAGGCAAGGAAATGTTCGCCAGGTTCCTGCACAACAACAGTCCCCGTCATGCCGGGCCTTTTGTCGCGGTCAACTGTGCCGCACTGCCCGAGCACCTGCTGGAGAGCGAGCTTTTCGGCCATGAAAAAGGTGCATTCACCGGGGCCATCAGCAGAAAAGTGGGCAAGTTCGAGTTGGCCCACCAGGGCACCATCCTCCTGGATGAGATATCAGAAATGGACCTGGCCCTGCAAGCCAAGCTTTTGCGGGTACTCCAGGAAAGCGAGATCGACCGGGTGGGCGGCACGGATACTGTCCGGGTGGATGTCCGGGTCCTGGCCACCACCAACCGCAACATCGAGGAATGCGCCCGCAGGGGGGAGTTTCGACAGGACCTGTTTTACCGCTTAAATGTCATCCCCCTGAGGCTGCCTCCTTTGCGGGAAAGGAAAGATGACATACTGGTCCTGGCCGGGCACTTTATCCGCCATTACAGCACCCAGTACGGGCTGCCGGCCATGGAGCCGGATGAAGAGGCCGCCGGGTGGCTTGTGGAGTACGACTGGCCGGGTAATGTCCGGGAGCTGCAAAACCTTATGGAAAGGGCGGTACTGCTGGCAGGGCAGTCAGGGGTGATCCGCACCAGGCATTTTCTCCTGGAAGAAGATGATCTTCAGGATATACTCGAAGAAAGCCAGGGAAACCACGCAGAAGAAGAATCCCTGCCCTTTACACAAGACGATGCAGCAGTAGCAGCAATTGACCCCGGGGGAGATGACGAGATTTATCCCATACATGAAATGGAAAAACGTATGATCATGAAGAGTCTGAAAAAGACAGGGGGCAACCGCACCCAGGCCTCTGAGCTTTTAGGCATTTCCGTACGTACCCTGCGTAATAAATTGAGCGAGTACAAGAAGCAGGGACTGGTTGTTTCGTAA
- the larB gene encoding nickel pincer cofactor biosynthesis protein LarB: MQRNELAQLLQDLLDGHTSMDKAMERIGLEPYLETGQGLNLDMRRGIRTGIPEVVFGAGKSKKQLFTAVKHLAGRQQKVLVTRLGADAGNALAQEFPEGRYFEVPGLFELNSSIDLDHPWNGEAEAMIISAGGADLPVALEAYACLEFFGHTPGLVSDVGVAGLHRLFPHLPKISKARILIVIAGMEGALPSVLAGLCPVPIVGVPTSVGYGTSLNGITPMLAMLTSCAPGISVVNIDNGFGAACFAFKVLSRQRAESS, translated from the coding sequence ATGCAAAGAAATGAGCTTGCGCAACTGCTTCAGGACCTGCTGGACGGGCACACGTCCATGGATAAGGCCATGGAACGTATAGGGCTGGAGCCCTACCTGGAAACCGGTCAGGGGCTGAACCTGGACATGCGCCGCGGGATACGCACCGGCATCCCGGAAGTCGTATTTGGTGCGGGCAAGAGCAAAAAGCAGCTTTTCACGGCAGTAAAGCACCTGGCCGGCAGACAGCAAAAGGTCCTGGTAACCAGGCTGGGCGCGGATGCCGGAAACGCCCTGGCTCAAGAGTTCCCTGAAGGCAGATATTTTGAAGTACCAGGCCTGTTCGAGCTCAACAGCAGCATCGACCTGGACCACCCCTGGAACGGGGAAGCCGAGGCCATGATTATATCCGCCGGCGGAGCGGACCTTCCGGTGGCCCTGGAAGCCTATGCCTGCCTGGAGTTTTTCGGGCACACTCCCGGCCTGGTTTCTGATGTCGGGGTAGCCGGGTTGCACAGGCTCTTTCCCCATCTGCCCAAAATCTCTAAAGCCAGAATCCTGATAGTCATAGCCGGAATGGAAGGTGCCCTGCCCTCAGTACTGGCAGGCCTCTGTCCTGTGCCCATCGTGGGCGTTCCCACTTCCGTGGGTTACGGTACCAGCCTGAATGGAATCACACCCATGCTGGCCATGCTCACCTCGTGCGCCCCGGGCATATCAGTGGTCAATATCGACAACGGGTTCGGAGCTGCCTGCTTCGCCTTCAAGGTGCTCAGTAGGCAAAGGGCAGAAAGCAGCTGA
- a CDS encoding type II toxin-antitoxin system Phd/YefM family antitoxin — translation MKTVTASEANRSFSSILRGVAEGESYTIISRGRAVAAIHPGAPEAAQRRQAKSILLERLNHQPITGNRQWTREELYE, via the coding sequence ATGAAAACAGTGACAGCTTCTGAAGCCAATCGCAGTTTCTCCAGTATATTGCGCGGGGTAGCTGAAGGCGAATCATACACCATTATTTCCCGAGGCAGAGCAGTTGCAGCCATTCATCCCGGCGCGCCTGAGGCTGCTCAGCGCAGGCAGGCAAAATCTATCCTGCTGGAGCGTCTAAACCACCAGCCCATAACCGGGAACCGGCAGTGGACCAGAGAAGAGCTTTACGAGTGA
- a CDS encoding lysophospholipid acyltransferase family protein: protein MSVTENRDNYVTHPSGASWIFSRTPSLYFYPRMLGTVLRSWAKARWKGFTDHDWILRSVDIFRHLEKVDCRFIIRGKKNFIDLDEPCVFVGNHMSTLETFALAAVVCPHRQVTFVVKEGLVRYPVFKHVMISRDPVVVKRQNPRDDFKVVMQEGLDRLNRGISVVVFPQAERSRVLDLQRFNSMGVKLAKKAGVPVVPLALKTDAWGQGSIIKDFGWIRPNRPIRMDFGPAMQVQGNGRAEHQEIVDFISYRLDAWQGYARWFGMN, encoded by the coding sequence ATGAGCGTTACTGAAAACCGGGACAATTATGTAACTCACCCAAGCGGGGCATCCTGGATTTTTTCCAGAACCCCTAGTCTTTACTTTTATCCTAGAATGCTGGGCACAGTTTTGCGGTCCTGGGCCAAAGCCAGATGGAAAGGGTTTACCGACCATGACTGGATTTTAAGAAGCGTGGACATTTTCCGGCACCTGGAAAAGGTGGACTGCAGGTTTATTATCCGGGGCAAGAAGAACTTCATTGATCTGGACGAACCCTGCGTCTTTGTGGGCAATCACATGAGCACTCTGGAGACCTTTGCCCTGGCAGCAGTAGTATGTCCTCACAGGCAGGTGACTTTCGTGGTCAAGGAGGGCCTGGTGCGCTATCCGGTCTTCAAGCACGTGATGATCTCCAGGGACCCGGTGGTGGTCAAAAGACAAAATCCCAGGGACGATTTCAAGGTGGTCATGCAGGAGGGACTGGACAGGCTTAACCGGGGAATTTCAGTGGTGGTCTTTCCCCAGGCCGAGAGATCCAGGGTGCTGGATCTGCAGCGCTTCAACTCCATGGGTGTCAAGCTGGCCAAAAAAGCCGGGGTCCCTGTGGTGCCCCTGGCCCTGAAGACCGATGCCTGGGGGCAGGGCAGCATAATCAAGGATTTCGGCTGGATCAGGCCCAACAGGCCCATTCGCATGGATTTCGGACCGGCCATGCAGGTTCAGGGAAACGGCAGGGCCGAGCATCAAGAGATAGTTGATTTCATTTCCTACAGGCTGGATGCCTGGCAGGGCTATGCCCGCTGGTTCGGGATGAATTAA
- a CDS encoding ABC transporter ATP-binding protein, translated as MEDDSKKDKVKYNKPKGDTWPLVKRCLGYFVPYKIYIIVSLLSLLAVSGATAAAAFLVKPALDDIFIAQDERALMVIPFLLFMAVMVMSVFQFLQKYLMNYCGLKVLQQLRNELYYKFTGLPVNFFDHNRVGMLMSRIVNDVNLLRASLPHFIDLIRDFLTMLGLLVVVFYQDAFLATISLVIYPLAVYPFIHFSNKIRKLGRKKQVKLSQITGFLQETLSGIKVIKAFAAENREHQNFAKENQKLVANALKQLKYNSLATPVMEVLGAVGMGLIIWYGGSQVMAGETTPGTFFSFLTALFMLYQPIKKLNKTNLQIQQALAGAERVFQVLDSDEIKEEKGGDVELRPPFESLEMKNVSFYYPESQHPALDRVNLNIIQGQKIAIVGPSGAGKSTLINILPRFYVQQEGEVYINGRPTSEYTLHSLRRFMGIVSQDNFLFNTTVSENIAYGLDHAEPEQVEAAARAAFAHDFIMELSDGYDTVLGERGVRLSGGQKQRITIARAILKDPALLILDEATSALDTESERIVQQALENLMRQRTSIVIAHRLSTILSADSIVVLDQGSIISQGSHEQLLHKCSLYKKLYEMQFQDQNAGLEVDAGERQ; from the coding sequence ATGGAAGACGACAGTAAAAAAGATAAAGTAAAATATAATAAACCTAAGGGGGACACCTGGCCTCTGGTCAAAAGGTGCCTGGGTTATTTTGTGCCTTACAAAATTTATATTATTGTCTCCCTGCTTTCTCTGCTGGCTGTTTCAGGGGCTACAGCAGCCGCAGCGTTCCTGGTAAAGCCGGCACTGGACGATATATTCATAGCTCAGGACGAAAGGGCCTTGATGGTTATCCCCTTTCTGCTCTTTATGGCTGTAATGGTCATGAGTGTATTTCAGTTTCTGCAAAAATATCTTATGAACTATTGCGGGCTGAAGGTCCTGCAGCAGTTGCGAAATGAGCTGTATTACAAGTTTACCGGACTTCCGGTGAACTTCTTCGACCATAATCGCGTAGGCATGCTCATGTCCAGGATAGTCAATGACGTCAATCTGCTTAGAGCCAGCCTGCCCCATTTTATTGATCTCATAAGAGACTTTTTGACCATGCTGGGCCTGCTAGTGGTGGTTTTCTATCAGGACGCCTTTCTGGCCACCATTTCTCTGGTAATTTATCCCCTTGCAGTATATCCGTTTATACATTTCAGCAACAAGATCCGCAAGCTTGGCCGTAAAAAGCAGGTCAAGCTCTCACAGATTACAGGCTTTTTGCAGGAGACTCTGAGCGGGATTAAGGTGATCAAAGCCTTTGCAGCCGAAAACCGGGAACATCAGAATTTTGCAAAGGAAAATCAAAAACTGGTGGCCAATGCTCTTAAGCAGCTTAAGTACAATTCCCTGGCCACCCCGGTAATGGAGGTTCTGGGGGCTGTGGGTATGGGCCTTATAATCTGGTATGGGGGCAGCCAGGTCATGGCTGGCGAGACCACGCCGGGCACATTTTTTTCTTTTTTGACAGCCCTTTTCATGCTTTATCAGCCCATTAAGAAACTGAACAAAACCAACCTGCAGATTCAGCAGGCCCTGGCCGGGGCGGAGCGGGTGTTCCAGGTACTGGATTCTGATGAGATAAAGGAAGAAAAAGGTGGTGATGTGGAGCTCAGGCCTCCTTTTGAGAGCCTGGAGATGAAAAATGTGAGCTTTTATTATCCTGAGAGTCAGCATCCTGCCCTGGACAGGGTGAATCTAAATATCATTCAGGGACAGAAGATTGCCATTGTCGGTCCCAGCGGGGCGGGAAAGTCCACTTTGATAAATATCCTGCCCAGGTTTTACGTGCAGCAGGAAGGGGAGGTGTATATAAACGGCCGGCCCACCTCGGAGTACACTCTGCACAGCCTGCGCAGGTTCATGGGCATCGTCTCCCAGGACAATTTTTTGTTCAATACAACTGTAAGCGAAAACATAGCCTATGGCCTGGACCATGCGGAGCCTGAACAGGTGGAGGCCGCGGCCAGGGCCGCCTTTGCCCATGATTTCATTATGGAGCTAAGCGATGGTTACGACACAGTGCTTGGCGAGCGCGGAGTGAGACTGTCCGGGGGGCAGAAGCAGCGCATCACCATCGCCCGGGCCATTTTAAAGGACCCGGCCCTGCTCATCCTGGACGAGGCCACCTCGGCCCTGGACACCGAGTCCGAGCGCATTGTGCAGCAGGCCCTGGAAAACCTCATGCGACAGCGCACCAGCATTGTGATTGCCCACAGGCTTTCCACCATTTTGTCCGCGGACAGTATCGTGGTCCTGGACCAGGGCAGCATAATTTCTCAGGGCAGTCATGAACAGCTTTTGCACAAGTGCTCTTTATACAAAAAACTATATGAAATGCAGTTCCAGGATCAGAATGCTGGCCTGGAGGTCGATGCTGGAGAGAGACAGTGA
- a CDS encoding lysophospholipid acyltransferase family protein codes for MKKTLKRMSYPVTAGLFVLLGQLVRRMSRGQALRLGRLLGYLACDVFRIRRNLVQDNLKQAFPEKTETQIQHLTRQTYITQARNVIELLRIPLIRNEQDAQELLDIQADASFYEAINQSRGAVVVPAHLSSWEAIAVCAGILLKPLHIVVKPIKNRYLDRQINRLRTMHGNSLIQKDQALRQGRSALETGGILVLLGDQSNKHGNFYTEFLGRKARVAQGPAFLALKAGLPLFVETCRSLDNGRYQVDINQIATNDLDYTRESIRTLTVRYTRVLDKFIRDHPEEWLWLHDRWKKPKVRKI; via the coding sequence TTGAAAAAAACTCTTAAACGCATGAGCTATCCGGTTACAGCCGGGCTGTTCGTGCTTTTGGGCCAATTGGTCAGAAGAATGTCCCGGGGGCAGGCCTTGAGACTAGGCAGACTTCTTGGCTATCTGGCCTGCGACGTATTCAGGATCAGGCGAAATCTGGTACAGGACAACCTTAAACAGGCATTCCCGGAAAAAACAGAAACCCAAATCCAGCATCTTACCCGGCAGACCTATATTACCCAGGCCAGAAACGTAATCGAGCTCCTGCGCATCCCCCTGATTCGCAACGAGCAGGACGCCCAGGAACTGCTTGATATCCAGGCTGATGCCTCCTTTTATGAAGCCATAAATCAAAGCCGGGGTGCAGTGGTGGTTCCGGCGCACCTGAGCAGCTGGGAAGCAATAGCTGTATGCGCTGGGATACTTCTAAAACCCTTGCATATCGTGGTCAAACCGATTAAAAACAGATATCTGGACAGGCAAATCAATCGGTTGCGAACCATGCACGGCAACAGCCTTATACAAAAGGACCAGGCCCTGCGTCAGGGGCGTAGCGCCCTGGAGACAGGCGGTATTTTAGTTTTATTAGGCGACCAGTCCAATAAACATGGCAACTTTTATACCGAATTTCTTGGCCGCAAAGCCAGAGTGGCCCAGGGGCCGGCCTTTCTGGCTCTGAAGGCCGGATTGCCATTATTTGTAGAAACCTGCCGCAGCCTGGACAACGGGAGGTACCAGGTGGATATCAACCAGATCGCAACAAATGACCTCGACTACACCAGAGAATCCATCAGGACTTTGACTGTGCGCTATACAAGGGTGCTGGATAAGTTCATCCGCGACCACCCTGAAGAGTGGCTCTGGCTGCATGATCGATGGAAAAAACCAAAAGTCCGCAAAATCTAA